CAGTGCTGAATTCAGCTAAGGTGCATTAGTGCTAAGAAGTGTGAGAGACTTTGGAACATGTAATTCTaaaacaacaactactactacacCTATGCAGGTGAAACAGGGTGTTGCAGGCCAATTTGTTACAGTATTTTACATAATTTAGTGGCTCTCTTAGAAATCCGAAAACATTCTAATTTCCACAGGGCTGCATGGtggtatgggtttcctctgggagccccagtttcctcccacactccaaagacgtgcaagtgaggtgaactggagatactaaattgtccatgactgtgtttgacataaaggcttgaactaccgttcctgtcatgaatgtatccaaattgtgtaaaacatgatgttaaaatcctaataaataaattctaatttcaatgttgatgtttaaatttactTGATGTTTTAATTAATCCATGCCTTACTGTTTGACTGTGATATAAATATCCAGTTCTCTCCTAaaacccactgaaaagctgaaaGGTAAGCAGAAGAGAGTTCACAAGAGAGGAACTTAGAGCCTGGAGGATCTGAAGAGATTTCATGACCTTTTTATCTATTTCTGCCAAGGGTGCCAATCATTTTGGAGCTGACTGTATCAGTGTaggtttaacatttttatatctaattactgtgattttatcaGGAGCTGGAGCAGCAAGTCGTCACACTGTTGAAAAATGAACTGAATAAATATAAGAAGAGTCTAAGTCGAGAATTCTCTGAGGTAAAGGATGAGGAGGATCAATGTAGTTTCAGAGAGGAGGTACTGAAGATAACGCTACATGTCCTGAAGAAGATGAACCAGACAGATTTAGCCAACACACTGCAGACCAGTAAGAGCTTCTGGTTTTATTCCATCACTTTCATTTAAGATCTACAATATGaagtaattttaattaaaactaaagtAATTTAGTGAGAAAGCGAGAAggtgtaaaacagtaaaatgtgtCATGCTGATAGTTGATCCATATTCAGTTCAGTTTTGATCTttctaatactaataaaaacattaatagcaGCAAACTGATATCCGAACTCTGACATTAAATCTGTTATGTCTTAATGAATCATTATCTGATAGAGATGATCAgacagattagacagacagattagattaataaataatattagatTTTATAATCTGGTTCATGCAGTGAAATATTTCTCTTCATGTTCTTCTGTTTATTAGAGCTGGTCTCCGTTTATCAGAAGAACCTCAAAACCAAACTGAGAGAGAAATATAAAAGAATTAATGAAGGAATCTCACAGCATGGATCATCAGTTCTCCTGGATCAGATCTACACTGAGCTCTACATCACAGAGGGTTCGAGTGGAGACGtcaataatgaacatgaggtGAGACAGATTGAAACGACATCCAGGAGACCAACAACACTGGAGAAACCCATCAAATGTAATGACCTCTTTAAAGACACGTccatcagaactgtgctgactaaaggagttgctggaattggaaaaacagtctctgtgcagaagttcattctggacTGGGCTGAAGGAAAAGCCAATCAGGACGTTCTCTTCATGTTCCCACTTCCCTTTAGAGAGCTGAATCTGATAAAGGAGAAACATCTCAGTCTGATGGAGCTTCTTTATAACCTTTTTCCagaatgtaaaatattaaaaccaataaatggCAAGACCCACAAGATTATTTTCATctttgatggtctggatgagtgtcgacTTCCTCTAAACTTCCAGAAGAATGATGTTGTGTGGGATGTAACAGAATCAGCCTCAGTGGATGTGCTGCTGACAAACCTCATCAAGGGGAACCTGCTTCCCTCTGCTTTCCTCTGGATCACCTCTCGACCAGCTgcagccaatcagatccctCCTGAGTGTGTAGCCCAGGTAACAGAGGTACGAGGTTTCAGTGATCCTCAGAAAGAGAAGTACTTCAGGAAGAGGATCAGTGATGAGGACCTGGCCAGTAAAATCATCAAACACATAAAGTCATCaagaagcctctacatcatgtgtcacattccagtTTTCTGCTGGATTTCAGCCTCTGTTCTAGAGAGAATGCTGGGTGAAGCAGAGGGTGGAGAGATTCCCAAAACTTTGACTCAAATGTTCATCCACTTCCTGACCTTTCAGATCAAACACAAGGAACAAAAGTATCATGGGAAATGTTATCCAGACCCTTATCAGACCAGAAAGACGATACTGGCACTGGGAAAACTGGCTTTCCAACAGCTGGAgaaaggaaacctgatcttctatgaAGAAGACCTGAGAGAGTGTGGTATTGATGTCAGAGAAGTGTCAGTGTACTCAGGAGTGTGCACCCAGATCTTCAGAGAGGAGTTTGGGTTACACCTGGGGAAGGTCTTCAGCTTTGTTCATCTGAGCATCCAGGAGTTTCTGgctgctttatttgcatttaactGCTTCATCAGTAAAACTCCAACAGAAGAACAAACCACTGATCTGTCTGATCTGTTCACCAAGTCCAGCATGTCTAATTTCCTCAGGAGTGCAGTGGACAAGGCCTTACAGAGTGAGAATGGACACCTGGACCTTTTCCTTCGCTTTCTTCTGGGTCTCTCACTGGAGTCCAATAAGACTCTCTTACGAGACCTACTGACACAGACAGGAAGTAGCTCTCGCAGTAAACAGGAAACTGTGGAGTACATCAAGAAGAACATCAGGGAGAATCCCTCACCAGAGAAATCCATtaatctgttccactgtctgaatgaactgaatGATCATTCTCTAGTGCAGGAGGTCCAGACTTACCTGAACAGTTATAAACACTATAGCTCTGGTTGTCTCAGTGAACTCTATCTTTCTCCTGCTCAGTGGTCAGcactggtgtttgtgttgctgaacTCAGAAGAAGATCTGGAGGAGTTTGATTTGAGTAAATATAACAGATCAGATGAATGTCTTCTGAAGCTGCTGCCAGTGGTGAAAGAATCCAGAAGAGCTGTgtaagtatttttttaattaatatcacAGCAGCagctttttactgttattataaatgtagtgaAGCAACATAAGTGGTTCTGATCCACCTAAACACAACTTATtctaacctgtgtgtgtgtttgtgtgtcacaTTTTAAAGTTCAGCTCTTCTAGTAAGATTTTTtctcacatttacttacagcatGTTACGATATGTAACATGagcatgtgaggtgaattggaaggACGGACACAAACACCAGTAGCTGATATTCCAAACAGTACTTTGTTTACTTTACAAATAGAACGatacaaacaaaccaacaaaaaaatGTTCACAGACAACCACAAGATATCTGTATCCAAATAATGGTGTTCAGTAATGGTTATTACAAAAGTATTTACTAACAGAAAACACGTTAGGCataaatatatctatatatatatatatatctatatcaacTGGAGGGCGTGCTGGAACTTACTAGCTATTTAACTATTAGTTTAACACTAGAATGACAATGCTTGCACATTTTTGCGCAAGGGACTTTTGCCTCTCGATACCCCGCTCCCCTGTTGTGAGCCACTTAGTACCCATTATCATGGTAATGACCCACAGCCtgtctacacacaaacacctctCATCCCCCTCTGCCCAAATTCTACAGACAGGCCTGAGTGAGCTAGTTTCAAGAAACATTATACAGGAATTGGCAgcaagatttatttaaaataatattcgcaggaaaatttttttacaaaagCAATAGACACATtgcaatttagtttttttttgtttatttaatgtttttacaaaactataagtactatatatatatgtgtgtgtgtgtgtatgtgtgtgtgtgtgtgtgtgtgtgtgtgtgtaattgtagcTATACATGCTATTCACACTTAT
This DNA window, taken from Trichomycterus rosablanca isolate fTriRos1 chromosome 3, fTriRos1.hap1, whole genome shotgun sequence, encodes the following:
- the LOC134309987 gene encoding NACHT, LRR and PYD domains-containing protein 3-like, producing the protein MYDPPMFSDRERSTGLRHQEKLKKSERSSRNEVDSVFKELEQQVVTLLKNELNKYKKSLSREFSEVKDEEDQCSFREEVLKITLHVLKKMNQTDLANTLQTKLVSVYQKNLKTKLREKYKRINEGISQHGSSVLLDQIYTELYITEGSSGDVNNEHEVRQIETTSRRPTTLEKPIKCNDLFKDTSIRTVLTKGVAGIGKTVSVQKFILDWAEGKANQDVLFMFPLPFRELNLIKEKHLSLMELLYNLFPECKILKPINGKTHKIIFIFDGLDECRLPLNFQKNDVVWDVTESASVDVLLTNLIKGNLLPSAFLWITSRPAAANQIPPECVAQVTEVRGFSDPQKEKYFRKRISDEDLASKIIKHIKSSRSLYIMCHIPVFCWISASVLERMLGEAEGGEIPKTLTQMFIHFLTFQIKHKEQKYHGKCYPDPYQTRKTILALGKLAFQQLEKGNLIFYEEDLRECGIDVREVSVYSGVCTQIFREEFGLHLGKVFSFVHLSIQEFLAALFAFNCFISKTPTEEQTTDLSDLFTKSSMSNFLRSAVDKALQSENGHLDLFLRFLLGLSLESNKTLLRDLLTQTGSSSRSKQETVEYIKKNIRENPSPEKSINLFHCLNELNDHSLVQEVQTYLNSYKHYSSGCLSELYLSPAQWSALVFVLLNSEEDLEEFDLSKYNRSDECLLKLLPVVKESRRAVLADCDLTGESCAALSSVLSQNSSNLRDLNLTYNKLQDSGVKLLSAALKNPHCKLEILRLDLCKLTGESCAALSSVLSSNSNNLRDLNLSYNKLQDSGVKLLSAALKNPHCKLEILGLDGCSLTDESCAALSSVLSSNSSNLRDLDLSNNKLQDSGVKLLSAALKNPHCTLEILRLMSCSITEEGFISLASALRSNSSSLLKDLSLNYNKPGESGVKLLTDLQKNPHCKLENL